A window of the Chaetodon trifascialis isolate fChaTrf1 chromosome 9, fChaTrf1.hap1, whole genome shotgun sequence genome harbors these coding sequences:
- the polr2i gene encoding DNA-directed RNA polymerase II subunit RPB9, producing the protein MDLDTGAYEPGFVGIRFCQECNNMLYPKEDKENRILLYACRNCDYQQEADNSCIYVNKITHEVDELTQIIADVSQDPTLPRTEDHPCPKCGHKEAVFFQSHSMKAEDAMRLYYVCTAPHCGHRWTE; encoded by the exons ATGGATTTAGACACTGGAGCATACGAACCAGGATTTGTTGGGATCAGGTTTTGTCAAGAATG TAACAACATGTTATACCCTAAAGAAGACAAGGAGAACCGTATCCTGCTTTATGCG TGCAGGAACTGTGACTACCAACAAGAGGCAGACAACAGTTGCATTTATGTCAATAAGATCACCCACGAGGTTGA TGAGTTGACACAAATCATCGCTGATGTCTCTCAGGATCCAACACTACCAAGGACAGAGGACCACCCCTGCCCCAA GTGTGGTCACAAGGAGGCAGTGTTCTTCCAGTCTCACAGTATGAAGGCTGAG GATGCTATGAGACTGTACTACGTCTGCACGGCCCCTCACTGTGGACACCGGTGGACAGAGTAG
- the pglyrp5 gene encoding peptidoglycan recognition protein 5, which translates to MDQKVNIVSRAQWGAAAPRHKETLKGSAQKVVIHHTALPGCTGLKECSDRLVSIQRGHMTDKRFDDIGYNFLVGRDGTVYEGRGWGVVGAHAKGNNHDSLGIAFMGNFNNDTPSSEALSSVRQLLQSGVSQGFLCPSFALLGHRDLGSTECPGGKLYAALPQLRDAK; encoded by the exons ATGGACCAAAAAG TGAACATTGTTTCAAGGGCGCAGTGGGGAGCGGCTGCCCCGCGACACAAGGAAACTTTGAAGGGCTCTGCTCAGAAAGTTGTCATCCACCACACTGCCCTCCCAGGGTGCACAGGCCTGAAAGAGTGCAGTGATCGCCTTGTCAGCATCCAGAGAGGGCACATGACAGACAAAAGGTTCGATGACATTGGATACAA TTTTCTGGTCGGGAGAGATGGCACAGTGTACGAGGGTCGCGGCTGGGGTGTGGTAGGAGCGCATGCCAAAGGAAACAATCATGACTCACTGGGGATTGCTTTCATGGGCAATTTCAACA ATGACACGCCAAGCAGTGAGGCCCTATCATcagtcagacagctgctgcagtctggtGTCTCTCAGGGATTTCTATGCCCAAGCTTTGCTCTGTTAGGGCACAGGGATCTGGGAAGCACTGAATGTCCAGGAGGAAAACTTTATGCCGCTCTACCACAACTGAGGGATGCCAAATAA
- the foxg1c gene encoding forkhead box protein G1c → MEDSKFFRKSSFSISSLLRRREGVMGDQESHCPAQKLRSAHLERPSPEENLADAKNCESPKQRTKVETKPVTASGKREGNKGESKKSVGAEESVKPEKPPFSYNALIMMAIRQSPGRRLTLNGIYEFIMDNFPYYRQNRQGWQNSIRHNLSLNKCFVKVPRHYDDPGKGNYWMLDPCSEDVFIGGTSGKLRRRAATGSRAKLALKRGGGRLMSSSTATSVTLAAAGPFYWPVPPFLPLQTPVRTHLGPGTYLSAHPRFPNHGTSLVSQRSRLSATSAADADRFVQTHQEMSYIGVSCAQSRRHQLGTACTAFSTSIPACTLPLSDPCSFNMISGQASYFYSHQIPCAATFSPCQEECATSKTSPGQFLSKNGHSDLGGCCNDFPNYFPQVSSSPPLSWNIEKSSHSA, encoded by the coding sequence ATGGAGGATTCGAAATTTTTCCGCAAGTCCTCCTTTAGCATCAGCAGCCTGTTGAGGAGACGAGAAGGAGTGATGGGGGACCAGGAGTCTCATTGTCCGGCCCAGAAACTGCGCTCCGCTCATTTAGAGAGACCCAGCCCAGAGGAAAACTTAGCCGATGCAAAGAACTGCGAAAGCCCCAAACAGCGCACGAAAGTAGAAACGAAACCGGTGACTGCAAGTGGAAAACGAGAGGGGAATAAGGGAGAATCAAAGAAAAGCGTGGGAGCAGAAGAAAGCGTTAAACCTGAGAAACCTCCTTTCAGTTATAACGCGCTCATCATGATGGCGATCCGCCAGAGCCCCGGACGACGGCTCACACTTAACGGCATCTATGAGTTTATCATGGATAACTTTCCATACTACCGACAGAACAGACAAGGATGGCAAAATTCAATCAGGCATAATCTGAGTCTGAATAAGTGTTTCGTTAAAGTGCCGCGCCATTATGATGACCCTGGTAAAGGCAACTACTGGATGCTGGACCCCTGCAGTGAGGACGTTTTCATAGGTGGCACATCAGGGAAACTCCGGCGCAGGGCCGCGACTGGCTCCAGGGCCAAGCTTGCACTAAAAAGGGGAGGTGGTCGTCTGATGTCCTCCAGCACTGCAACCAGCGTGACCTTGGCTGCAGCGGGTCCATTTTACTGGCCGGTGCCGCCGTTTCTGCCTCTCCAAACACCAGTGCGCACCCACCTTGGCCCAGGGACTTATCTAAGTGCTCACCCCCGTTTCCCCAACCACGGCACGTCGCTTGTTTCACAGCGGTCCCGGTTGAGTGCAACAAGTGCTGCTGACGCCGACCGGTTCGTGCAGACGCACCAGGAGATGTCTTACATTGGAGTCAGTTGCGCGCAATCCCGTCGCCACCAGCTCGGCACTGCCTGCACCGCTTTCTCCACATCCATCCCTGCATGCACCCTGCCGCTGTCGGATCCGTGCTCTTTTAACATGATCTCCGGACAGGCCAGCTACTTTTACTCACACCAAATACCATGTGCCGCAACGTTTAGTCCGTGCCAAGAGGAGTGCGCCACGTCCAAGACGTCTCCTGGACAATTCTTATCCAAGAACGGCCACTCGGACCTCGGGGGTTGCTGTAATGACTTTCCAAATTACTTTCCTCAAGTTAGTTCCAGCCCTCCTTTGTCGTGGAATATAGAAAAAAGTAGTCATAGTGCCTAA
- the snrpd2 gene encoding small nuclear ribonucleoprotein Sm D2 yields MSLLTKPKSEMTPEELQKREEEEFNTGPLSVLTQSVKNNTQVLINCRNNKKLLGRVKAFDRHCNMVLENVKEMWTEVPKSGKGKKKSKPVNKDRYISKMFLRGDSVIIVLRNPLITGK; encoded by the exons AT GAGTCTGTTAACTAAGCCCAAGTCAGAGATGACACCGGAGGAGCTCCAGAaacgagaggaagaggagttcaACACCGGCCCCCTGTCTGTGCTCACCCAGTCAGTCAAGAACAACACACAGGTCCTCATCAACTGCCGCAACAACAAGAAGCTGCTCGGAAGAGTCAAGGCTTTCGACAG GCACTGTAACATGGTCTTGGAGAACGTGAAGGAGATGTGGACAGAAGTTCCCAAGAGCGGGAAGGGGAAGAAGAAGTCCAAGCCAGTGAATAAAGACCGCtacatttctaaaatgttccTGAGGGGCGACTCTGTCATCATCGTGCTGAGAAATCCTCTGATCACGGGAAAATGA